In a genomic window of Fibrobacter sp. UWH4:
- the nusB gene encoding transcription antitermination factor NusB produces MKISYRPARVFAMQLLYAMEIAGVTAGEALPGVLESQPLHAEQKKYGMKLVDLVQAHREELDDNIKTAAAHWDIERMASLDRIILRIAMVELSYVPEIPMKVAITEAVQIAAKYSTDNSDSFVNGLLTGFMRNRGMVVTEPKEK; encoded by the coding sequence ATGAAGATTAGTTACAGACCCGCTCGTGTATTTGCGATGCAACTGTTGTACGCGATGGAAATTGCCGGTGTTACGGCGGGGGAGGCTCTTCCGGGAGTTCTCGAATCCCAGCCCCTTCACGCAGAACAGAAAAAGTACGGAATGAAGCTGGTGGACCTGGTGCAGGCCCATCGCGAAGAACTTGATGACAATATCAAGACTGCCGCCGCCCATTGGGACATCGAGCGTATGGCGAGCCTTGATCGCATTATTCTCCGCATTGCGATGGTGGAACTTTCCTATGTTCCCGAAATTCCGATGAAGGTCGCCATTACCGAAGCGGTCCAGATTGCCGCCAAGTACAGCACCGACAATTCGGATTCCTTTGTCAATGGCCTTTTGACCGGCTTTATGCGTAACCGTGGCATGGTTGTCACCGAACCCAAGGAAAAGTAA
- a CDS encoding carbohydrate-binding domain-containing protein: MLSRNCLGISSHLSLGLLALLAGCSSDSSTTSATNDLKSSIEGAIDGATDNTNICLYDGYSAMQGATGEILCMDAAGNLAFWINSDGSYGFPEAAQESVTVPATDSSANEPDVETPASSDSVSTGNVESSSSETSDNETPASCTDSKALYTINGVSYYQSAQGYIYYFDESCNRIKVETATSSSSATQPVESSHDMQPTVSSSSVTPDVNSSSATTVTSSASTSNGNTPTIKYASATATLENDNGCVGIDGGTVTITCAGDYYFNGNGNGQIQVNAASTDKVELYLNNLTLSNSSDAPLYVRNADKVIINLESGTTNTFTDGSSRTTSYAKADGSLDTTGAAIYAKDDLTIKGSGTLKVTGNYNNGIHSSNDLRVRGNPTINVTAKNNGLKGKGLVDIEGGNITISATSGDGIKSDECTVNSSDTTITEGKGIVDIKGGNITITKAGDDGIQAYNYIFVRDSISAPTINITSTGKGIVSDNRVYINAGKIDISSGDDGVHSNMNVYFNGGYTTIAAPKNDGVHADSTLMINDGTIYVTNSYEGLVAWYIKANGGVTDVYGTNDAWNAAGGNDGSGNTNQSGQSSWGFGPGGGMGGMGSSSGFLTITGGVHHAKTSSGDTDGIDSNGELTISGGVVIVECQISGGMGGSFDSDGTASLTSKTVLGFSSGSSEKGSNYSISFSTSGYYGTSNVAFKPTISGRYMVTTTGQPSQISNVSSYSNSVTFPSGSTVYYN; encoded by the coding sequence ATGCTATCAAGGAATTGTTTGGGAATTTCTTCGCACCTCTCGCTAGGGCTCCTGGCCCTCCTCGCGGGATGCTCCAGCGACTCTTCTACCACCTCCGCCACTAACGACCTCAAATCGAGTATCGAAGGGGCAATCGATGGTGCAACCGATAATACCAACATCTGTCTCTATGACGGCTACTCCGCCATGCAGGGTGCCACGGGCGAAATCCTTTGCATGGACGCGGCAGGCAATCTTGCCTTCTGGATAAACTCTGACGGAAGCTACGGCTTTCCGGAAGCCGCCCAGGAATCCGTCACCGTTCCCGCCACGGATTCAAGCGCCAACGAACCTGACGTAGAGACGCCCGCCTCCTCCGACAGTGTTTCTACAGGCAATGTCGAATCGAGCTCCTCCGAAACAAGCGACAATGAAACTCCAGCAAGCTGCACCGACAGCAAGGCCCTCTATACCATCAACGGAGTTTCGTACTACCAGAGCGCCCAAGGCTACATCTACTACTTCGACGAATCCTGCAACCGGATCAAGGTGGAAACAGCAACTTCCAGCAGCTCCGCAACGCAGCCCGTTGAAAGCAGCCACGATATGCAACCGACCGTAAGCAGTTCCTCTGTCACTCCGGATGTCAACAGTTCCTCCGCAACAACCGTGACAAGCAGCGCCTCCACTTCTAACGGCAACACGCCCACCATCAAGTACGCAAGCGCAACCGCAACCCTTGAAAACGACAACGGATGCGTCGGTATCGATGGCGGAACAGTCACCATCACCTGCGCTGGCGATTACTACTTCAACGGCAACGGTAACGGACAAATCCAGGTGAACGCCGCAAGCACCGACAAGGTGGAACTCTACTTGAACAACTTAACGCTTTCCAACTCAAGCGATGCACCGCTCTACGTCCGCAACGCAGACAAGGTCATCATCAACCTCGAAAGCGGCACCACGAACACATTTACCGACGGTTCTAGCAGAACGACATCCTACGCCAAGGCCGACGGCAGCCTCGATACCACGGGAGCGGCAATCTACGCCAAGGATGACCTCACCATCAAGGGTAGCGGTACACTCAAGGTAACAGGAAACTACAATAACGGCATCCATTCCAGCAACGACCTGCGTGTCCGCGGCAATCCGACCATCAACGTGACCGCCAAGAACAACGGCCTCAAGGGCAAGGGACTTGTGGACATTGAAGGCGGCAACATCACTATCTCGGCGACAAGCGGCGATGGCATCAAGAGTGACGAATGCACCGTGAACAGCTCCGACACCACCATCACCGAAGGCAAGGGAATCGTTGACATCAAGGGTGGCAACATCACCATCACCAAGGCCGGCGACGACGGAATCCAGGCTTACAACTACATCTTTGTCCGCGACTCCATTTCTGCACCGACCATCAACATTACCTCTACCGGCAAGGGAATCGTCTCGGATAACAGGGTCTACATCAACGCTGGTAAGATCGATATTTCTTCTGGCGATGACGGCGTCCACTCCAATATGAACGTCTACTTCAACGGAGGCTACACGACTATCGCCGCACCCAAGAACGACGGTGTACACGCCGACTCCACGCTCATGATCAACGACGGAACCATCTACGTGACCAATTCCTACGAAGGCCTCGTAGCCTGGTACATCAAGGCAAACGGAGGTGTCACCGATGTCTACGGAACCAATGACGCCTGGAATGCAGCCGGTGGCAACGACGGCTCGGGCAACACCAATCAAAGCGGCCAGTCCAGCTGGGGATTCGGCCCCGGAGGCGGCATGGGTGGCATGGGTAGCAGCAGCGGATTCTTGACCATTACGGGCGGCGTTCACCACGCAAAGACCAGTTCCGGTGACACCGACGGTATCGACAGTAACGGAGAACTCACGATTTCCGGCGGCGTCGTCATCGTAGAATGCCAGATCAGCGGCGGAATGGGCGGTTCCTTCGATTCCGACGGCACTGCAAGCCTTACGAGCAAGACCGTTCTCGGTTTCAGCAGCGGATCTTCGGAAAAGGGCTCCAATTACAGCATTTCCTTCAGCACCAGCGGCTACTATGGAACTTCCAATGTTGCCTTCAAGCCCACCATTTCCGGCAGGTACATGGTGACCACCACGGGTCAGCCCTCACAGATTAGCAACGTCTCCAGCTACAGCAATAGCGTCACGTTCCCGTCGGGCAGTACGGTCTACTACAACTAA
- a CDS encoding glycosyltransferase family 2 protein, with the protein MDLSLVIPVKEESENLPELLKEIVDAINPTGFEFEVIIIDDGSRDNTWDVIENLSKEYSFIRAFRFQFNCGKAAGLAFGFSKARGKYVATLDGDLQDDPLEIPKMIKILESGYDLVSGWKIRRLDPWHKTWPSKLFNLTVSIVCGQRLHDFNCGIKAYRSSVVRFIHLYGDYHRFIPVMAKWQGFRITEMPVAHRARVHGVSKYGVSRLVSGFLDLVSLMFMRSFASKPLHFFGLLGLIFMLIGFGVSGYFGYEWLQTGALHVRPLLLAGGFSLVMGVQFMSLGLLGEMMNGSKKQSYPVAESIREIVDLG; encoded by the coding sequence ATGGATTTGAGTCTTGTCATTCCGGTCAAGGAAGAAAGTGAAAATCTTCCCGAACTCCTTAAGGAAATCGTCGACGCTATCAATCCGACGGGTTTCGAGTTCGAAGTAATCATTATCGATGACGGTAGCCGCGATAATACTTGGGACGTGATTGAGAATTTGTCGAAGGAGTATTCCTTTATTCGCGCTTTCCGCTTCCAGTTCAATTGCGGAAAGGCGGCAGGGCTCGCTTTCGGTTTCTCCAAGGCGCGTGGCAAGTACGTGGCGACCTTGGACGGAGACTTGCAGGACGATCCCCTTGAAATTCCGAAGATGATCAAGATTCTGGAAAGCGGCTACGACCTTGTTTCGGGTTGGAAGATTCGTCGCCTGGATCCGTGGCACAAGACTTGGCCTTCCAAGTTGTTCAACTTGACGGTTTCTATCGTCTGCGGCCAGCGTCTGCACGATTTTAACTGCGGCATCAAGGCTTATCGCAGTTCCGTGGTGCGCTTTATCCACCTGTACGGTGACTACCACCGTTTTATCCCGGTGATGGCCAAGTGGCAGGGCTTCCGCATTACCGAGATGCCCGTGGCGCACCGTGCGCGTGTTCACGGTGTTTCCAAGTATGGCGTGTCCCGCCTGGTGTCCGGTTTCCTTGACCTGGTGTCGTTGATGTTTATGCGGAGCTTTGCCTCCAAGCCGCTCCACTTCTTTGGGCTTCTCGGCCTGATCTTCATGCTCATCGGTTTTGGCGTTTCGGGTTACTTTGGCTATGAATGGCTGCAGACGGGAGCTCTCCATGTGCGTCCGCTCCTTTTGGCGGGCGGATTCTCGCTGGTGATGGGCGTGCAGTTCATGTCGCTTGGCCTTTTGGGCGAAATGATGAACGGAAGCAAAAAACAGAGCTATCCTGTGGCCGAATCCATTCGAGAAATTGTAGATTTAGGTTAG
- a CDS encoding DUF2723 domain-containing protein: MKHIFAGIAALVALVVYVLTMAPTVSFWDCGEFVACANTLGIPHPPGTPFFVFLARAVIVLLPFVGEIAKRVNYISVVSSAATVYVTALFAWELLATVLKTDALAEKITGKVRTAVLGSAALVAGFLLTFSDTFWFNAVEAEVYGIAMLILMLVSYLGLVWYNKRNEEYSDRILIFICYIAFLGVGAHLYTMLTVPAVFALLLVAEPKKIVERIPIWITGTLLCSVIYMVSAFIEVSFICLIALSILCLAKPIKNKGVQRSMRLSLAFAFFALIGYSTHLYIPIRSELNPIIDENDPEINIRDEQGNFQLGNLFKDENWVAFNNFIERKQYGSESMISRAFYRRARVSHQFLSFPHMGYGGYQMAQYLPYKVGDVNYANGIYTFDAADNQPVERFGIKFPTQMSFMGDATLPQFLMFLIFNGLLIMVCVFVWKRNRNMGVFVSVLYALCSLGLLFYINFADGTRMEQREHDYWVSVMSRNVQDLNSRGMGITALPDPNELIDMRQNIEHAKIRMETLKARGASDAQLATLQREIDDYSNSAVWQNWQKIENGFAQVGARAPFPDAVHLEVRERDYFYTPAFIFMSMIYGIGAGILVFMVATSSFAAFANPVAAALVAVSFLVPCISNYKEHDRSGLWVPWDYAFNLLNSCRPNAILFTNGDNDTFPLWFAQEVAGVRKDVRVVNLSLGNTDWYIKQMLDNEPILKLSYDKAAIDRDMVLDNSSASNPNHQVSTWVKNAQRLMPQLKNRIDAMEGQQLSAADSAKLMQFKVHYQVWDAFTEWANRTRSGMMLTQHKLVIDLALQNMDKPIEISTTVGTSNFMGLEKYMVQEGMVYNFVKGDLNPKRNAFDAKYTANLIDSVFKFRGLGDGTAYINSETERLLSGYVSLYLQISFDTRDKISNLRNSHPFTAEKKAQVDSLAASASKYLELGMKQFPSEWRNYWAAAFVYEAAGQKAKAQEVLNRGLENVPAYEEGGRARLLMSGRQIEMMSDEPLKVEAPAEPATDSAEKDSAKEPAVVAAAE; this comes from the coding sequence ATGAAACATATCTTCGCTGGCATTGCTGCTCTCGTGGCTCTGGTCGTGTATGTACTCACGATGGCCCCCACGGTCAGCTTCTGGGACTGTGGCGAATTTGTCGCTTGCGCCAATACGCTTGGCATTCCGCATCCTCCTGGAACGCCCTTCTTTGTGTTCCTTGCCCGCGCAGTCATCGTGCTGCTCCCGTTCGTGGGTGAAATTGCGAAGCGCGTGAACTACATCTCGGTGGTGAGTTCCGCCGCGACCGTCTATGTGACGGCTCTCTTTGCCTGGGAACTGTTGGCGACTGTCCTTAAGACTGATGCTTTGGCCGAAAAGATTACCGGTAAGGTCCGCACGGCTGTGCTTGGCTCTGCCGCTCTCGTGGCCGGTTTCCTCCTGACTTTTTCCGACACCTTCTGGTTCAACGCTGTCGAAGCCGAAGTCTACGGCATCGCCATGCTTATCTTGATGCTCGTTTCTTACCTTGGCCTCGTCTGGTACAACAAGCGTAACGAAGAATACAGCGACCGCATCCTCATCTTTATTTGCTACATCGCGTTCCTCGGCGTGGGCGCTCATCTTTACACCATGCTTACGGTGCCTGCTGTGTTTGCACTCCTGCTCGTGGCGGAACCCAAGAAGATTGTGGAACGCATTCCTATCTGGATTACGGGTACGCTCCTTTGCTCCGTCATCTACATGGTGTCCGCCTTTATCGAAGTCTCGTTCATCTGCCTGATTGCTCTTTCGATCCTTTGCCTTGCAAAGCCCATCAAGAACAAGGGTGTTCAGCGCAGCATGCGTCTTTCCCTGGCTTTCGCGTTCTTCGCCCTGATCGGTTACAGCACGCACCTCTACATTCCGATTCGTTCGGAACTGAACCCGATTATCGACGAAAACGATCCTGAAATCAACATCCGCGACGAGCAGGGGAACTTCCAGCTCGGTAACCTGTTCAAGGACGAAAACTGGGTCGCCTTCAATAACTTCATCGAACGTAAGCAGTACGGCTCCGAAAGTATGATTAGCCGTGCCTTCTACCGTCGTGCCCGCGTGAGCCACCAGTTCCTCTCGTTCCCGCATATGGGTTACGGTGGATACCAGATGGCGCAGTACCTGCCTTACAAGGTTGGCGACGTGAACTATGCTAACGGCATCTATACCTTCGATGCTGCAGACAACCAGCCGGTGGAACGTTTCGGAATCAAGTTCCCCACACAGATGAGCTTCATGGGCGATGCGACACTGCCGCAGTTCCTCATGTTCCTGATCTTTAATGGCCTTTTGATCATGGTTTGCGTGTTCGTCTGGAAGCGTAACCGCAACATGGGCGTGTTTGTTTCTGTGCTTTACGCCCTTTGCTCCCTCGGCTTGCTGTTCTACATCAACTTTGCCGACGGCACCCGTATGGAGCAGCGTGAACACGATTACTGGGTCTCCGTAATGAGCCGCAACGTTCAGGACTTGAACAGCCGTGGTATGGGCATTACGGCCCTTCCGGATCCGAACGAACTCATCGACATGCGTCAGAATATCGAGCATGCCAAGATCCGTATGGAAACGCTCAAGGCTCGCGGTGCAAGCGATGCTCAGCTTGCAACCCTGCAGCGTGAAATCGACGATTACTCCAATTCTGCCGTCTGGCAGAACTGGCAGAAAATCGAGAACGGTTTTGCCCAGGTGGGTGCCCGCGCTCCGTTCCCTGATGCCGTGCATTTGGAAGTCCGCGAACGTGACTATTTCTACACGCCTGCCTTCATTTTCATGAGTATGATTTACGGTATCGGTGCTGGTATCCTCGTGTTTATGGTGGCGACATCCTCCTTTGCCGCCTTTGCAAATCCGGTGGCCGCCGCCTTGGTGGCTGTGTCCTTCCTGGTGCCCTGCATTTCGAACTACAAGGAACATGATCGTTCCGGCCTCTGGGTACCTTGGGATTACGCTTTCAACCTGCTCAATAGCTGCCGTCCGAACGCCATCCTCTTTACGAACGGTGACAACGATACCTTCCCGCTTTGGTTTGCCCAGGAAGTGGCTGGTGTGCGTAAGGATGTTCGCGTGGTGAACCTCTCGCTCGGCAATACCGACTGGTACATCAAGCAGATGCTCGACAACGAGCCGATTCTGAAGCTCAGCTACGACAAGGCCGCTATCGACCGCGACATGGTGCTCGACAATAGCTCTGCTTCTAACCCGAACCATCAGGTGTCTACTTGGGTGAAAAACGCCCAGCGCCTGATGCCGCAGCTCAAGAACCGTATCGATGCTATGGAAGGCCAGCAGCTTTCTGCGGCCGATTCCGCTAAGCTCATGCAGTTCAAGGTGCATTACCAGGTGTGGGATGCTTTTACCGAATGGGCTAACCGTACCCGTAGCGGCATGATGCTCACGCAGCATAAGCTGGTGATTGACCTTGCTCTCCAGAATATGGACAAGCCGATTGAAATTTCGACGACCGTCGGTACGTCCAACTTCATGGGTCTTGAAAAGTACATGGTGCAAGAAGGCATGGTCTACAACTTCGTGAAGGGTGACCTGAACCCGAAGCGTAACGCCTTCGATGCAAAGTACACGGCAAACCTGATTGATTCCGTGTTCAAGTTCCGTGGCCTTGGCGATGGTACCGCTTATATCAACAGCGAAACGGAACGTCTCCTTTCGGGCTACGTGTCGCTTTACCTGCAGATTTCGTTCGATACCCGCGACAAGATTTCGAACCTCCGCAACAGCCATCCGTTTACGGCCGAAAAGAAGGCCCAGGTGGATAGCCTTGCCGCCTCTGCTTCCAAGTACCTTGAATTGGGTATGAAGCAGTTCCCCTCGGAATGGCGTAATTACTGGGCTGCCGCATTTGTCTACGAAGCTGCAGGCCAGAAGGCCAAGGCTCAGGAAGTGCTGAACCGCGGTCTCGAAAACGTGCCTGCCTACGAAGAAGGCGGTCGCGCACGTCTCCTCATGAGTGGTCGCCAGATCGAGATGATGTCCGACGAACCGCTCAAGGTCGAAGCTCCGGCTGAACCCGCTACGGATTCCGCCGAGAAGGATTCTGCAAAGGAACCTGCGGTGGTTGCTGCCGCAGAATAA
- a CDS encoding Trm112 family protein: MFDTNLLDILCCPETRGKLKLASDEIIAKVNNAISAGSAKNVAGEKVSEPLTEALATEDGSRVYPVREGIPVLLADEAILL, translated from the coding sequence ATGTTCGATACAAATCTTTTGGATATTCTTTGCTGCCCCGAAACCAGGGGAAAGCTCAAGTTGGCATCTGACGAAATCATTGCCAAGGTGAATAATGCTATTTCTGCCGGTTCTGCCAAGAACGTTGCCGGTGAAAAAGTTTCTGAACCCCTGACCGAGGCGTTGGCCACCGAAGACGGTTCCAGGGTGTATCCGGTTCGCGAAGGAATACCTGTCCTTTTGGCGGACGAAGCAATTTTGCTCTAA
- a CDS encoding polyprenol monophosphomannose synthase, which yields MAYPKSLVIVPTYNEKENILLIMEAILKQNECLEILVVDDGSPDGTGDMVEAEAAKNPRIHLLRRKGKMGLGSAYVTGFKWALERDYERVFEMDADFSHAPTDLNRFLETAEEADLVLGSRYQNHRISVVNWDLRRLILSYGANVYTRIVTGLPISDATGGFKCFRREALQALNLDKMKSDGYCFQIETTFKIWKKGLRVKEIPIIFTDRTRGTSKMSGGIISEAFFLVLKLRLGLA from the coding sequence ATGGCGTATCCCAAAAGTTTGGTCATTGTGCCTACCTATAACGAGAAGGAAAATATCCTGCTCATTATGGAGGCCATTTTAAAGCAGAACGAATGCCTCGAAATTCTCGTGGTAGACGACGGTAGCCCCGATGGAACGGGCGATATGGTGGAAGCGGAGGCGGCTAAGAATCCGCGGATTCACCTGTTGCGCCGTAAGGGCAAGATGGGCCTCGGCTCCGCTTACGTGACGGGCTTCAAGTGGGCTCTCGAACGCGACTACGAACGTGTGTTCGAAATGGACGCCGACTTTAGCCATGCGCCGACCGACTTGAACCGCTTTCTGGAAACAGCCGAAGAAGCCGACCTGGTGCTCGGCAGCCGCTACCAGAATCACCGCATTAGCGTGGTGAACTGGGATTTGCGTCGCCTGATTCTCAGCTACGGTGCAAATGTCTACACTCGTATTGTGACGGGGCTCCCGATTAGCGATGCTACGGGCGGCTTCAAGTGCTTCCGTCGCGAAGCCCTGCAGGCTTTGAACCTCGACAAAATGAAGAGCGATGGTTACTGCTTCCAGATCGAGACGACCTTCAAAATTTGGAAAAAGGGCCTCCGCGTCAAGGAAATTCCCATCATCTTTACGGACCGTACCCGCGGTACCTCCAAGATGAGCGGCGGCATTATCTCCGAAGCGTTTTTCCTGGTGCTCAAACTTCGCCTAGGACTTGCGTGA
- a CDS encoding glycosyltransferase family 2 protein, whose translation MYSCSIIIVAYNSCDFIPACLKSVRDACEGIDAQVIVLDNGSVEPILPEIRQFFPEVEWIDSKENLGFGKGCNLAEKRATKPYLFFINPDTVVSHDSFTKVLDFMEEHPESGTVGCRILNEDGSLQWACRRSFPTIVSAVSKTIGLAALFPKNKTLASYNMTYADPDEVTEVDAISGSFFCMRRDLYEKLGGFDEDFFMYGEDLDLCFRAKVAGCKNYYTPSTNILHFKGQSCRTRRWDSYLDFYKAMLIFVRKHKDLYFVPNFLVSFGIMFAAFVGMFSRLIPKFWKMFLDLGVVALWTIVFLPGLGNEEYIFSSIKKSIEVITKFEDWWLVGLVAIINMVFLVFRGEYTESSLKGEKFLRYLVPLNLLAVGGYEAFRYFAQFSYDPGDRSTIYPNIGWCVYVVCSSLFIPLVLLAWRRVAFWINYFYRIFAKKRHRSILLGGREDSLNNWFDRYNVIPGIEILGCVSSEPEKISEENRQHLLGNVSEMESICNRTGCRELLVVSNFSGYREPFDIKWLDSLGLRVFLLIGNAAEGNFALVNLKYLH comes from the coding sequence ATGTATTCCTGTTCCATTATCATTGTTGCTTATAATTCTTGCGATTTCATTCCCGCATGCCTGAAGTCCGTTCGCGATGCATGCGAGGGTATCGATGCGCAGGTTATTGTGCTTGATAATGGCTCGGTCGAGCCGATTCTGCCCGAAATCAGACAGTTCTTCCCCGAAGTGGAATGGATTGATTCCAAGGAAAACCTCGGCTTTGGAAAGGGCTGCAACCTCGCCGAAAAGCGTGCAACCAAGCCCTACCTGTTCTTTATCAATCCCGATACGGTCGTTTCCCACGATTCCTTTACCAAGGTACTCGACTTCATGGAAGAGCACCCCGAATCGGGAACGGTGGGCTGCCGCATTCTGAATGAGGATGGCTCGCTCCAGTGGGCCTGTCGCCGTTCGTTCCCGACGATTGTTTCCGCGGTTTCTAAGACGATTGGCCTTGCCGCTCTCTTCCCGAAGAACAAGACCCTTGCAAGTTACAACATGACGTATGCCGACCCGGATGAAGTAACCGAGGTGGATGCCATCAGTGGCTCGTTCTTCTGCATGCGTCGCGACCTGTACGAAAAGCTGGGCGGTTTCGACGAAGACTTTTTCATGTACGGCGAGGACTTGGACCTGTGTTTCAGGGCGAAGGTTGCCGGATGCAAGAACTACTACACGCCTTCGACGAATATTCTGCATTTCAAGGGCCAGAGCTGCCGTACCCGCCGTTGGGATTCCTACCTGGACTTCTACAAGGCGATGCTTATCTTTGTGCGTAAGCACAAGGATCTTTACTTTGTCCCGAATTTTCTCGTGTCGTTCGGCATCATGTTTGCGGCCTTCGTGGGCATGTTCTCCCGCCTGATTCCGAAGTTCTGGAAGATGTTCCTGGACTTGGGCGTGGTGGCGCTGTGGACGATTGTATTTTTGCCCGGTTTGGGAAACGAAGAATACATTTTTTCTTCCATTAAGAAATCCATAGAGGTTATAACTAAGTTTGAAGACTGGTGGCTTGTCGGCTTGGTCGCCATTATTAATATGGTCTTTCTTGTTTTCCGTGGGGAATACACAGAATCCAGCCTCAAGGGAGAAAAGTTCTTGCGGTACCTTGTGCCGCTGAACCTTCTTGCTGTTGGGGGGTATGAGGCGTTCCGTTACTTTGCACAATTTTCTTATGACCCAGGAGACAGGTCTACAATTTATCCCAATATTGGCTGGTGCGTCTATGTCGTTTGTTCCAGCCTCTTTATTCCGCTCGTTCTCCTTGCCTGGCGTCGTGTCGCATTTTGGATAAACTATTTCTACCGCATCTTCGCGAAAAAACGCCATCGCTCCATCTTGCTTGGTGGCCGCGAAGATTCTCTAAACAACTGGTTCGATCGTTACAACGTGATTCCCGGCATCGAAATTCTTGGTTGCGTGAGTTCGGAACCCGAAAAGATTTCCGAAGAAAACCGTCAGCACCTGCTGGGGAATGTTTCCGAGATGGAGTCCATTTGCAACCGGACCGGCTGTCGCGAGCTCCTGGTGGTCTCCAATTTCTCGGGATACCGCGAACCGTTTGACATCAAATGGCTCGATAGCCTCGGTTTACGCGTGTTTCTGTTGATCGGTAATGCGGCCGAGGGCAATTTTGCCCTTGTAAACCTGAAATATTTGCACTAA
- a CDS encoding type IV pilus twitching motility protein PilT produces the protein MADQQPQLRIEKLLREMVNRNASDLHLRVGVPPVYRINGALQRPFDIRVDSLMMDSFLDDIMNRDQKQRFEANKECDFAVGARDMGRFRVNVFRQRGTIAVVIRHIKAKIPAFEDLHLPEVIRDMSLTKRGLVLVTGTTGSGKSTTLAAMLDYINQNEAVNIITVEDPIEYLYRDDKAIISQREIGVDTLSYANALRAALRQDPDVLLVGEIRDLETMQIALTAADTGHMVFATIHTTNATETIHRVLSMYPPHQHDEIRLLLSEVLAGIISLRLLPTKDGNGRVPAAEILVNTAAIKEYIEDKDKNDLIEQAIAEGHMQYRSQTFDQALLKLYEEEKISLETAMNAATNPDDFDLKIRGISGTSERSWM, from the coding sequence ATGGCTGATCAGCAACCGCAACTTCGTATTGAAAAGCTGCTTCGTGAAATGGTGAACCGCAATGCGTCTGACTTGCATTTGCGCGTAGGGGTTCCTCCAGTCTATCGTATCAACGGTGCGCTGCAGCGTCCGTTTGATATCCGAGTTGACTCCTTGATGATGGATTCCTTCTTGGATGATATCATGAACCGCGACCAGAAACAGCGCTTTGAAGCGAACAAGGAATGTGACTTTGCCGTGGGAGCCCGCGACATGGGTCGTTTCCGTGTGAACGTGTTCCGCCAGCGTGGAACGATTGCAGTCGTGATTCGTCATATCAAGGCGAAGATTCCTGCTTTCGAAGACCTGCATTTGCCCGAAGTGATTCGCGACATGTCTCTGACCAAGCGCGGACTTGTGCTAGTTACAGGTACTACTGGTTCGGGTAAGTCGACGACATTGGCCGCCATGCTCGATTACATCAATCAGAACGAAGCGGTGAATATCATTACGGTCGAAGACCCGATTGAATACCTTTACCGCGATGACAAGGCCATTATTTCGCAGCGTGAAATTGGCGTGGATACGCTTTCGTATGCGAACGCCCTTCGTGCGGCGCTCCGTCAGGACCCGGATGTGCTTCTGGTGGGCGAAATTCGTGACCTGGAAACGATGCAGATTGCCTTGACCGCTGCTGATACGGGTCACATGGTGTTTGCGACGATCCATACCACGAACGCGACCGAAACGATTCACCGAGTGCTTTCGATGTACCCGCCGCACCAGCACGACGAAATCCGCTTGCTGCTTTCCGAAGTGCTGGCGGGCATTATTTCGCTCCGCTTGTTGCCGACCAAGGATGGTAACGGGCGAGTGCCTGCTGCCGAAATTTTGGTGAATACGGCTGCTATCAAGGAATACATCGAAGACAAGGACAAGAACGACTTGATCGAACAGGCTATTGCTGAAGGTCACATGCAGTACCGCAGCCAGACCTTCGACCAGGCGCTCCTGAAACTCTACGAAGAAGAAAAGATTTCGTTGGAAACGGCGATGAACGCTGCAACGAACCCCGATGACTTCGATCTTAAGATTCGCGGTATTTCGGGTACTTCTGAACGCAGCTGGATGTAG
- the ribH gene encoding 6,7-dimethyl-8-ribityllumazine synthase, with product MNEIKNSLNGSGLKVAIAVARFNEVVTDKLLEGAVRQLELLGVADKDITVAHVPGAFELPGVCRRLADSGKYSAVMALGAVIRGETSHYDVVVNASTGGIANIAAEGKLPVILGILTTDTVDQAMNRAGLKAGNLGASWASTAVEMANLYKEV from the coding sequence GTGAACGAAATCAAGAATTCCCTCAATGGTAGTGGCCTCAAGGTGGCAATCGCCGTTGCCCGCTTTAACGAGGTCGTGACGGACAAGCTCCTGGAAGGGGCCGTGCGTCAGCTGGAACTTCTCGGCGTTGCCGACAAGGATATCACCGTCGCGCATGTGCCTGGCGCATTCGAACTTCCGGGCGTGTGCCGTCGCCTCGCTGACAGCGGCAAGTACAGTGCCGTGATGGCGCTCGGCGCCGTGATTCGCGGCGAGACCAGCCACTACGACGTGGTAGTAAACGCTTCTACCGGCGGTATCGCAAACATCGCCGCCGAAGGCAAGCTCCCCGTGATTCTTGGAATCCTCACCACCGACACCGTGGACCAGGCGATGAACCGTGCAGGCCTCAAGGCCGGCAACCTCGGCGCAAGCTGGGCATCCACCGCCGTCGAAATGGCAAATTTGTATAAAGAGGTATGA